One part of the Ziziphus jujuba cultivar Dongzao chromosome 2, ASM3175591v1 genome encodes these proteins:
- the LOC107418901 gene encoding cysteine and histidine-rich domain-containing protein RAR1-like, producing MADQEAGRVRCQRIGCTAIFSEDDNPEGCCQYHDGAPIFHDGMKEWSCCMRRSHDFSLFLEIPGCKKGKHTPEKPVLLANPKKVVSPTQLATNSISSSKDYSCTRCRQGFFCSDHGSQAKQINATPANSVANNNIQVVEDIASAPHKKYIVDINQTQTCRNKGCRQTFKEKDNHATACNYHPGPAVFHDRMKRWNCCNIHVKEFDEFMSIPPCTEGWHNADALS from the coding sequence ATGGCGGACCAGGAGGCTGGTAGGGTTCGATGCCAGCGAATTGGATGCACAGCAATCTTCTCGGAGGACGATAATCCTGAAGGTTGCTGTCAATACCATGACGGTGCGCCAATATTTCATGACGGGATGAAAGAGTGGAGCTGTTGCATGAGAAGGAGTCATGATTTCAGCTTATTTTTAGAAATTCCAGGATGTAAGAAGGGTAAGCACACACCAGAAAAGCCAGTGCTTCTGGCTAATCCCAAGAAGGTTGTGTCTCCAACACAATTAGCAACTAATTCAATATCATCATCCAAAGATTATTCTTGTACTAGGTGCCGACAAGGATTTTTCTGCTCGGATCATGGTTCTCAAGCCAAACAAATAAATGCGACGCCTGCAAACTCCGTCGCAAACAATAATATACAAGTCGTTGAAGACATAGCTTCTGCTCCACATAAAAAGTATATCGTCGATATAAACCAGACCCAGACATGTAGAAATAAGGGATGTCGCCAAACAttcaaagaaaaagataatCACGCGACTGCCTGCAATTACCATCCAGGGCCTGCTGTTTTCCATGACCGAATGAAAAGGTGGAATTGTTGCAACATTCATGTAAAGGAATTCGATGAGTTTATGAGCATTCCTCCTTGCACCGAGGGATGGCACAATGCTGATGCGCTATCTTGA